AAATATTACCTTGAAAATCCCGGGATTGCTTCCCAACTTACAAGCCTTATCGGTACTCCAATCGAAAAAGGGATTAGTATGCTACCCGAGAACTGGAACAGTAAAGTCGCCGATGTGGTAAATAAAGCCTTGTTGAAATCCAGCGAGATTGCCATATTCAGCATGAAAGATCCCAGTGCTAAAAAATCGTCTGATTACCTGCACAAGGTATCTGTTGCCATTACAGGAGGCCTTGGCGGATTCTTTGGTATTGCTGCCCTTGCGGTAGAATTGCCCATTACCACAACACTGATGATGCGCTCTATTGCCGATATTGCCCGTAGTGAAGGGGAAAACCTGAGTGACCTGCAAACAAAACTCGCCTGTATTGAAGTCTTTGCCCTTGGCGGAACTTCCGCTACTGATGATGCTGCCGAAGCGGGTTATTTTGCCGTTCGTGCCGCACTCAGCCGTACGCTTTCAGGATCGGCCCGGCAAATTTTGGAAAAAGGAATTACCGAGCAAGGTTCACCGTTATTGATGCGTTTTATTGCCAAAGCAGCCGAACGCTTCAGTATCCAGATCACGGAAAAAGCAGCAGCACAGGCCATTCCAATTATTGGAGCAGCTGGTGGTGCGATCATTAATACCGTTTTTATCAATCATTTCCAAAATATGGCCCGTGGTCATTTTATCGTGCGCCGCCTCGAACGTAAATACGGACCGGAAACCGTTGCCCACGAATATGCCATTGCATAACATCAATCTATTAGATTGGTGCTTTATTATCTAAAGTCTGTATCAACGCCATCCACCACCCAGGCTACGGTATAAATCCACTACGGCCTGTAATTGCTGTAACCGATCGCTGATACTGCTTAATTGTGCTGCCAGAAGGCTTTGCTCAGAAGTCAGTACATCTGTATAATTCGTATTTGCAGTATATTTTAGTAAGGCTTTGGTATAATCCACCGATTTCTGCAAAAACAAAAGCTGTTGGGTACGTATCGTTATTTTTTCCGAAGCCGCTTCATAATCATACAACGCATTTGATACTTCATTACCTGCGGTCAGCAAAGTCTTTTTGAGGGTCGCTAAATATTCCTGTTGCTGCGCTTTGGCAATTTCCAATCGTTGTTTATTCAGCCCTTTATTAAAAATAGGCTGAGTGAGTCCACCGATGATATTTCCGAATAACGTAGAAGTATTGAAAAAATCAGATAACTTTTCGTCTGATAATCCTCCTTGTGCCGTAATTGTAAGGGACGGGTAAAAGTACGTTTTCGCAGTATTAATCATTTCAAAATAATACCGCAGCTGGTATTCTGCTTCCTGCACTGCAAATTCCGGTTATATTGATCACCCCATTCCGTTTTAAAGTGAGCACCTGATTCCAGTTCAAAATGACCACCTAATTCCGGTGCAAAGTGAGCACCTCCGTTTTGATTAAAAACTATATTTTTTCATCTGTTAATTAGTATTCAAATATAATAAAATATCACTCTTTGTTTATTCCTCTTTTCTTTCTCATGGATTCTCCATGTAATTCAAGCCTATGAGATTGGTGTATAAGTCTGTCTAATATTGCATCGGCTATCGTTTTTTCTCCAATTATATCATACCAGCCTTGAACTGGTATTTGTGATGTCACGATTATAGAGCCGTTATTATGCCTGTCCTCTATGATCTCTAAAAGAGTAATTCGGTTATGGCTGTCAAGTGCCTGGAGTCCAAAATCATCAAGTATTATAACATCCTGTCTTTGTATTTTGGTAAGTTCCCGTAGATAAGTACCATCTGCTTTAGCCATTTTTAGTCTAGCGAACAATTTTGAGGTATTAAAATAACTTACCTTAAAACCCTGTATACAGGCTTGATAACCTAATGCAGTACCTAAATAACTTTTACCGACACCGGTGCTTCCAGTGATTAAAATGTTTTCGTTTTTCTCTATAAATTCGCATTCTGCCAGACGCAGTACCATGTTTCGGTCCAGGTTACGTGATACATCAAAATTGATACTTTCAATATTTGATTTGTAATGGAATTTGGCATTAGTGATACTTCGTTCAATACGACGATTGTACCTTTCATCCCATTCTGCATCAATAATCATCGATACAAACTGGTCAAGGGTATAATGATCTGTTTTCCCGCTTTCAATGGCTGTTTTAAAAGCATTAAACATGCCATAAAGCTTCATTTGTTTCATTTTGGTTACTGTGGATTCATTCATTTTTTCAAGATTTAATTTAGTTATAATAGTGTTTTCCTCTTATGTTACTGTGATCGGGAAGTTCCTGCTCAGGTTCTTGATCAAAATCAATATGATCCAAGTTGTTTTCTAAAATGTTTTGTATGGTCTTAAAATTGTAAATTTTAAAATCAAGTGCCCGCCTGCAGGCATTTATTAATCGCTGTCTGCCTACCTTTTTTTCAAAATTCAGTATTCCTAAACAGCTTTTATAAGCCTGTTCTGGATGATTTCTGCTTTCGATTATCTGCATTATATATTCTCCTACTGACTCATCAATATTATTAGCCCATTCAATGAAGCGGGCAGCACTCCATTGGGCTACAAATTGATGTGTACTGGCTAAATGCTCAGGAGTTGTTGTATAGACATAAGGTTTGTAGTTTCTTGGATGTACAGCTATTCGATTGTATTTATAATAAATCTCTACTGTTGATTTGGTATATAACAGCTTGGCTTTCTTCTTTACATATTGATACGGAACGCTGTAATAGTTTTTGTCCTGGCTTAATTGAACATGACCGTTTTGCATTACTGTTGCAAAAGACTGGTATTTAATTTCAAAACGATCTTGTGGGAGTGGACGCAGTTTTTCTTTCTCGTCTTCTAAAAATAATTCAAAGCGGGAATAAGGGCGTCCTG
The Flavobacterium kingsejongi genome window above contains:
- the istB gene encoding IS21-like element helper ATPase IstB, with translation MNESTVTKMKQMKLYGMFNAFKTAIESGKTDHYTLDQFVSMIIDAEWDERYNRRIERSITNAKFHYKSNIESINFDVSRNLDRNMVLRLAECEFIEKNENILITGSTGVGKSYLGTALGYQACIQGFKVSYFNTSKLFARLKMAKADGTYLRELTKIQRQDVIILDDFGLQALDSHNRITLLEIIEDRHNNGSIIVTSQIPVQGWYDIIGEKTIADAILDRLIHQSHRLELHGESMRKKRGINKE
- a CDS encoding EcsC family protein; the encoded protein is MMTEIERADLEKAKYYLENPGIASQLTSLIGTPIEKGISMLPENWNSKVADVVNKALLKSSEIAIFSMKDPSAKKSSDYLHKVSVAITGGLGGFFGIAALAVELPITTTLMMRSIADIARSEGENLSDLQTKLACIEVFALGGTSATDDAAEAGYFAVRAALSRTLSGSARQILEKGITEQGSPLLMRFIAKAAERFSIQITEKAAAQAIPIIGAAGGAIINTVFINHFQNMARGHFIVRRLERKYGPETVAHEYAIA
- a CDS encoding TolC family protein codes for the protein MQEAEYQLRYYFEMINTAKTYFYPSLTITAQGGLSDEKLSDFFNTSTLFGNIIGGLTQPIFNKGLNKQRLEIAKAQQQEYLATLKKTLLTAGNEVSNALYDYEAASEKITIRTQQLLFLQKSVDYTKALLKYTANTNYTDVLTSEQSLLAAQLSSISDRLQQLQAVVDLYRSLGGGWR